In the Neofelis nebulosa isolate mNeoNeb1 chromosome 11, mNeoNeb1.pri, whole genome shotgun sequence genome, one interval contains:
- the TMEM233 gene encoding transmembrane protein 233 isoform X2, giving the protein MYQTLLKVLATKVMFKIFNKYLNTQLNIQSGWGQLVTLKLLDHGEVCGESKSLNSYNDGDIEGSKRLGRNAKWVAIASIIIGLLIIGISCAVHFTRNA; this is encoded by the exons ATGTACCAGACACTGCTCAAAGTACTAGCAACTAAGgtgatgtttaaaatattcaacaagtatttaaatACGCAACTAAATATTCAATCAGGATGGGGCCAACTGGTAACCCTGAAGTTGCTGGATCATGGGGAAGTCTGCGGAGAGTCAAAG TCTCTGAACAGCTACAACGATGGAGACATCGAAGGATCCAAGCGGCTTGGGAGGAATGCCAAGTGGGTGGCCATCGCCTCCATCATTATTGGCCTTCTGATCATCGGTATTTCTTGTGCAGTTCACTTCACAAGGAA CGCCTGA